A genomic window from Ischnura elegans chromosome 10, ioIscEleg1.1, whole genome shotgun sequence includes:
- the LOC124166729 gene encoding putative methyltransferase DDB_G0268948 isoform X2: MAYKYFETAGHAAIYSKFRPCTPETLIQRIVTYISEKIPGPLKVAVDVGCGSGQSTQVLAPYFSEVYGFDPNETAIAEAIRKGKIPNVSYGTSTAEKLNFQENSVTLVTAGQACHWFDLPAFYEEVKRILVPGGTLALYGYQLPRPRFHGSSPTDLSSIVDKFYFGEINSYWPPERIFIEEEYRSVKIPLEDTKRDESVYLEQKGTLADLVGYVSSWSAFQNYQKQNGPEKASSILMDFEKELLDATGSKMKPEETDITVRFNYFLLLGRKAL, translated from the exons ATGGCGTATAAATACTTCGAAACAGCTGGCCATGCGGCCATATACAGCAAATTTCGACCATGTACCCCGGAAACCTTGATTCAACGCATAGTTACGTATATCAGCGAAAAG ATCCCGGGACCTCTTAAAGTGGCCGTAGATGTTGGATGTGGATCAGGCCAAAGTACTCAGGTTTTAGCACCGTACTTCTCTGAAGTATATGGATTTGATCCAAATGAAACTGCTATAGCTGAAGCGAtcagaaaaggaaaaattccaaatgtaTCTTACGG CACCAGCACTGCAGAGAAactgaattttcaagaaaactcCGTGACGTTAGTGACTGCTGGACAGGCATGTCACTGGTTCGATCTCCCTGCATTTTACGAAGAAGTAAAAAGGATACTAGTACCCGGAGGAACGTTGGCCTTGTATGGTTATCAACTCCCCCGACCCAGGTTCCATGGATCTTCCCCAACAGACCTCTCATCCATCGTTGATAAG TTCTATTTTGGGGAAATAAATTCATATTGGCCACCAGAACGGATATTTATTGAGGAAGAATATCGTAGTGTAAAAATTCCTCTTGAAGATACAAAAAg GGATGAATCAGTGTACTTGGAGCAAAAGGGAACTCTGGCGGATTTAGTGGGCTATGTCAGTAGTTGGTCAGCTTTCCAAAACTATCAGAAACAAAATGGTCCAGAGAAAGCTTCCAGCATATTGATGGATTTCGAAAAAGA GTTGTTGGATGCCACTGGAAGTAAAATGAAACCCGAGGAGACTGACATAACTGTCAGATTTAATTACTTCTTGCTACTTGGAAGAAAAgcgttatga
- the LOC124166729 gene encoding putative methyltransferase DDB_G0268948 isoform X1: MAYKYFETAGHAAIYSKFRPCTPETLIQRIVTYISEKIPGPLKVAVDVGCGSGQSTQVLAPYFSEVYGFDPNETAIAEAIRKGKIPNVSYGTSTAEKLNFQENSVTLVTAGQACHWFDLPAFYEEVKRILVPGGTLALYGYQLPRPRFHGSSPTDLSSIVDKFYGDTLGNYVLQQSRECYLEKYSNERYQIPFSTRPLTRDESVYLEQKGTLADLVGYVSSWSAFQNYQKQNGPEKASSILMDFEKELLDATGSKMKPEETDITVRFNYFLLLGRKAL, encoded by the exons ATGGCGTATAAATACTTCGAAACAGCTGGCCATGCGGCCATATACAGCAAATTTCGACCATGTACCCCGGAAACCTTGATTCAACGCATAGTTACGTATATCAGCGAAAAG ATCCCGGGACCTCTTAAAGTGGCCGTAGATGTTGGATGTGGATCAGGCCAAAGTACTCAGGTTTTAGCACCGTACTTCTCTGAAGTATATGGATTTGATCCAAATGAAACTGCTATAGCTGAAGCGAtcagaaaaggaaaaattccaaatgtaTCTTACGG CACCAGCACTGCAGAGAAactgaattttcaagaaaactcCGTGACGTTAGTGACTGCTGGACAGGCATGTCACTGGTTCGATCTCCCTGCATTTTACGAAGAAGTAAAAAGGATACTAGTACCCGGAGGAACGTTGGCCTTGTATGGTTATCAACTCCCCCGACCCAGGTTCCATGGATCTTCCCCAACAGACCTCTCATCCATCGTTGATAAG TTCTATGGTGACACTCTTGGGAATTATGTTCTTCAGCAGAGCCGAGAATGTTACCTTGAGAAGTATAGCAATGAGAGATACCAGATCCCATTTTCCACTCGACCACTAACAAG GGATGAATCAGTGTACTTGGAGCAAAAGGGAACTCTGGCGGATTTAGTGGGCTATGTCAGTAGTTGGTCAGCTTTCCAAAACTATCAGAAACAAAATGGTCCAGAGAAAGCTTCCAGCATATTGATGGATTTCGAAAAAGA GTTGTTGGATGCCACTGGAAGTAAAATGAAACCCGAGGAGACTGACATAACTGTCAGATTTAATTACTTCTTGCTACTTGGAAGAAAAgcgttatga